A single genomic interval of Streptomyces sp. 1222.5 harbors:
- a CDS encoding PadR family transcriptional regulator — MLELAILGFLYDAPLHGYVLRRHIAALTGHVRPVAESTLYPAIKRLEKAGLLVRSPEPGAVAAPRHVLRLTEEGGRELRRRLAEPGQREITDENQWFTLLAFLRHLEDPAAQAAVLRRRLAFLEEPASFFYEGDRPLRAEELEDPFRQGVLTIARATSRAELAWLRDTLASLDRAGR, encoded by the coding sequence ATGCTCGAACTCGCCATCCTCGGCTTCCTGTACGACGCACCGCTGCACGGATACGTCCTGCGCCGGCACATCGCGGCACTCACCGGCCATGTGCGACCGGTCGCCGAGAGCACGCTGTACCCGGCGATCAAGCGACTGGAGAAGGCCGGCCTGCTGGTGCGCAGCCCGGAGCCCGGTGCCGTGGCGGCGCCGCGCCATGTGCTGAGGCTGACCGAGGAGGGGGGTCGTGAGCTCAGGCGCCGGCTCGCCGAGCCCGGGCAGCGCGAGATCACGGACGAGAACCAGTGGTTCACCCTGCTCGCGTTCTTGCGACACCTGGAGGATCCCGCGGCGCAGGCCGCGGTGCTGCGAAGGCGGCTGGCCTTCCTGGAGGAACCGGCGAGCTTCTTCTACGAGGGCGACCGGCCGCTGCGCGCGGAGGAACTGGAGGATCCCTTCCGGCAGGGTGTCCTCACCATCGCGCGGGCCACGAGCCGGGCCGAACTCGCCTGGCTGCGCGACACCCTCGCGTCACTCGACCGGGCCGGTCGCTGA
- a CDS encoding DEAD/DEAH box helicase — translation MSTAPSSEPTPLTRLADCRALFLPSDPARTGRLAFWQEDGEELPAVPDASVTDLDVVVPSAGGAVEQIRTPAILLPVSDALPLLTRARELPYWHRSLAFWSAARLLALHFLARGLLLPGLSPGEHEAWRIGPLSARDAELVRELAAAMPPEAHAVPLPSEGPLRLPDPERLLRAFLDAVADALPRSPAAPTVTGGPAYAAPEPQRLPALRAWADGIAAAHDAGVRLSLRVEASGLDDTAGQDDARVRFRAVLQVHGTSGTADVVDAAVLWTGTASPDAEVSHDGSASPDAFAPRARADALLALRRAARAWPPLTPLLSAAVPDAVDLAEDEITELLGAGASALASVGIDVRWPKELAHGLTVHATVGPPDDAPPSGNTAAPQSFVAADGRVAFNWAFTLDGRELSREELDRLAEAKRPLVRLRDGWVLVDPRQVRHARTLENRSLAPVEALAAALTGSARIDGHEVDVRPTGWLDGLKERLEGTRTVTAAVGQPHGLAARLRDYQVRGLDWLARTTSLGLGCCLADDMGLGKTITLIALHLHRQTDSSTAGPTLVVCPASLLGNWQREIERFAPGVPVRRFHGPARDLGSVAAGEFVLTTYGTMRLDAERLADIPWGMVVADEAQHVKNPYSATARALRSIGARARIALTGTPVENNLTELWAILDWTTPGLLGRLGAFRARYAQPVETGRDPAAADRLGRLVRPFLLRRRKSDPGIAPELPPKTETDHPVTLTGEQAGLYEALVRETLARIAAADDMARRGLIVQLLTGLKQICNHPAQFLKEDHSPRLTGRSGKLELLDELLDTILAEGSGMLVFTQYVRMGRLLQQHLSARGVPSLFLHGGTPVLAREEMVRRFQDGEVPVFLLSLKAAGTGLNLTRAEHVVHYDRWWNPAVEAQATDRAYRIGQTRPVQVHRLIAEGTLEDRIAEMLGRKRELSDAVLGTGEAALTELTDADLAALVELRGEAR, via the coding sequence ATCTCCACGGCACCATCCTCCGAACCGACCCCACTGACCCGACTGGCCGACTGTCGCGCCCTGTTCCTGCCCTCCGACCCCGCTCGTACCGGTCGGCTCGCCTTCTGGCAGGAGGACGGCGAAGAACTCCCCGCCGTCCCGGATGCCTCCGTGACAGACCTGGACGTCGTAGTGCCCTCGGCGGGTGGCGCCGTCGAGCAGATCCGTACGCCCGCGATCCTGTTGCCCGTGAGCGACGCGCTGCCGCTGCTCACCCGCGCGCGCGAGCTGCCGTACTGGCACCGGTCCCTCGCCTTCTGGAGCGCGGCCCGGCTGCTGGCCCTGCACTTCCTCGCACGCGGCCTGCTCCTGCCCGGTCTATCCCCCGGCGAACACGAGGCGTGGCGGATCGGGCCGTTGTCGGCGCGCGACGCGGAACTGGTCCGGGAACTCGCCGCGGCCATGCCCCCGGAGGCGCATGCCGTGCCTCTCCCGTCCGAAGGCCCGCTGCGGCTTCCGGATCCCGAGCGGCTGCTGCGCGCCTTTCTGGACGCGGTCGCCGACGCGCTGCCCCGCTCCCCGGCCGCGCCGACGGTGACCGGCGGCCCCGCGTACGCGGCGCCCGAACCGCAGCGGCTGCCCGCGCTGCGCGCGTGGGCGGACGGCATCGCCGCCGCCCACGACGCGGGAGTACGGCTGTCACTGCGGGTCGAGGCGTCCGGCCTCGACGACACGGCAGGACAGGACGACGCCCGGGTCCGCTTCCGCGCGGTGCTGCAGGTGCACGGCACCAGCGGGACGGCGGACGTCGTGGACGCCGCCGTCCTGTGGACCGGCACCGCCTCACCCGACGCTGAGGTTTCGCACGACGGATCTGCTTCCCCGGACGCGTTCGCTCCCCGCGCGCGTGCGGACGCGCTGCTGGCGCTGCGCCGAGCCGCCCGCGCCTGGCCGCCCCTGACACCGCTGCTCTCCGCCGCCGTTCCCGATGCGGTGGACCTCGCCGAGGACGAGATCACCGAACTCCTGGGCGCGGGCGCGTCGGCGCTGGCCTCGGTGGGGATCGACGTGCGCTGGCCGAAGGAGCTGGCGCACGGGCTCACCGTCCACGCCACGGTCGGACCGCCCGACGACGCTCCCCCTTCGGGGAACACCGCGGCGCCGCAATCGTTCGTCGCGGCCGACGGCAGGGTCGCGTTCAACTGGGCGTTCACGCTGGACGGGCGGGAGCTGTCCCGCGAGGAACTGGACCGGCTCGCCGAGGCCAAGCGTCCCCTGGTGCGGCTGCGGGACGGATGGGTGCTGGTCGACCCCCGCCAGGTTCGGCACGCCCGCACGCTCGAGAACCGCTCCCTCGCTCCCGTGGAAGCGCTGGCGGCCGCGCTGACGGGTTCCGCGCGGATCGACGGCCACGAGGTCGACGTGCGGCCCACCGGATGGCTGGACGGGCTCAAGGAGCGGCTGGAGGGCACCAGGACCGTGACCGCAGCCGTCGGGCAGCCTCACGGCCTGGCCGCCCGGTTGCGGGACTACCAGGTGCGCGGCCTGGACTGGCTGGCCCGTACGACCTCCCTCGGGCTGGGCTGCTGCCTCGCCGACGACATGGGTCTCGGCAAGACGATCACGCTGATCGCGCTGCATCTGCACCGGCAGACGGACAGCTCGACGGCCGGTCCCACGCTCGTCGTCTGTCCGGCGTCCCTGCTGGGCAACTGGCAGCGGGAGATCGAGCGTTTCGCCCCCGGCGTGCCGGTGCGCAGGTTCCACGGCCCCGCGCGCGACCTCGGCTCCGTGGCGGCCGGGGAGTTCGTGCTGACCACGTACGGCACGATGCGGCTGGACGCCGAACGGCTCGCGGACATCCCCTGGGGCATGGTGGTGGCCGACGAGGCTCAGCACGTGAAGAACCCGTACTCGGCGACCGCGCGGGCGCTGCGCTCCATCGGCGCACGCGCGCGTATCGCGCTCACCGGCACTCCGGTGGAGAACAACCTCACCGAGCTGTGGGCCATTCTCGACTGGACGACACCCGGCCTGCTCGGCCGCCTGGGCGCCTTCCGCGCGCGGTACGCGCAACCGGTCGAGACCGGCCGGGACCCCGCCGCCGCCGATCGGCTCGGGCGCCTCGTCCGGCCGTTCCTGCTGCGCCGGCGCAAGTCGGACCCCGGTATCGCCCCCGAGCTGCCTCCGAAGACGGAGACGGACCACCCGGTGACCCTGACCGGTGAACAGGCGGGCCTGTACGAGGCGTTGGTCCGTGAGACGCTGGCACGCATCGCGGCCGCCGACGACATGGCCCGCCGGGGCCTCATCGTCCAGTTGCTGACCGGCCTGAAGCAGATCTGCAACCACCCGGCCCAGTTCCTCAAGGAGGACCACTCACCGCGGCTCACCGGGCGTTCGGGAAAGCTGGAGCTGCTGGACGAACTGCTCGACACGATCCTCGCGGAGGGCTCGGGCATGCTCGTCTTCACGCAGTACGTGCGCATGGGCCGCCTCCTCCAACAGCACTTGTCCGCCCGCGGCGTGCCCTCGCTCTTCCTGCACGGCGGCACACCGGTCCTTGCGCGCGAGGAGATGGTGCGGCGCTTCCAGGACGGTGAGGTCCCGGTGTTCCTGCTGTCGCTCAAGGCCGCCGGGACGGGGCTGAACCTGACCCGCGCCGAGCATGTCGTGCACTACGACCGCTGGTGGAACCCGGCGGTCGAGGCACAGGCCACCGACCGGGCGTACCGCATCGGGCAGACCCGTCCCGTGCAGGTGCACCGGCTGATCGCCGAGGGAACCCTGGAGGACCGCATCGCGGAGATGCTCGGCCGGAAGCGGGAGCTGTCCGACGCCGTGCTCGGCACCGGCGAGGCCGCGCTCACCGAACTGACGGACGCGGACCTGGCCGCGCTGGTGGAACTGCGCGGGGAGGCACGATGA
- a CDS encoding alpha/beta fold hydrolase, which produces MKQAAFDRQGSCIRWTEVPGAEPARVYLHGLGAMSAVYHAHVATRPELAGRRSLFVDLPGHGISDRPQDFGYTLEEHADAVAAALDEAGVGGAELIAHSMGGAVAVVLAHRRPDLASRLVLTEANLDAFPPQSAGSSGIAAHEEDEFVEKAYARVLKAVGPLWAATMRLADPRALHRSAVGLRRGSDPVMRTLLEGLAIERVYLQGERSGELADREGLEAAGVRVVTVPRAGHNVMFDNPDAFVAAVAAAA; this is translated from the coding sequence GTGAAGCAGGCGGCGTTCGACAGGCAGGGAAGCTGTATCCGTTGGACCGAGGTGCCCGGAGCGGAACCGGCACGGGTGTACCTGCACGGACTCGGGGCGATGTCAGCCGTGTACCACGCACACGTCGCGACCCGGCCGGAACTCGCGGGCAGACGAAGCCTCTTCGTGGATCTGCCCGGGCACGGCATCAGTGACCGGCCCCAGGACTTCGGCTACACGCTGGAGGAGCACGCGGACGCGGTCGCCGCGGCACTGGACGAGGCGGGAGTCGGGGGCGCCGAGCTGATCGCGCACAGCATGGGCGGCGCGGTCGCCGTCGTGCTGGCGCACCGACGGCCCGACCTCGCCTCCCGGCTGGTGCTCACGGAGGCGAACCTCGACGCCTTCCCGCCGCAGTCGGCCGGCAGCAGTGGCATCGCCGCCCATGAGGAGGACGAGTTCGTCGAGAAGGCCTACGCGCGCGTGCTCAAGGCGGTCGGGCCGCTGTGGGCGGCCACCATGCGACTGGCCGACCCGCGCGCCCTGCACCGCAGCGCCGTCGGTCTGCGGCGGGGCTCGGACCCGGTGATGCGCACCCTCCTGGAGGGACTGGCGATCGAGCGTGTCTACCTCCAGGGCGAACGCAGCGGCGAACTCGCGGACAGAGAGGGCCTGGAGGCGGCCGGGGTCCGCGTGGTGACCGTGCCCCGCGCGGGGCACAACGTCATGTTCGACAACCCCGATGCCTTCGTGGCGGCCGTCGCGGCGGCGGCCTGA
- a CDS encoding class I SAM-dependent methyltransferase has product MSNDHTDVQEFFTARAAGWDSRFPDDGPAYAAAVTGLGLRAGDRVLDAGCGTGRALPPLRSAVGPSGVVLGADLTPAMLAAATRAGRDRHGRLLLADVAALPLRAGGLDAVFAAGLIAHLPRPADNLRELARVVRPRGTLALFHPIGRAALAARQGRRITPDDLRDEANLAPLLSRSGWRMTSYVDEDARFLALAVRED; this is encoded by the coding sequence ATGAGCAACGACCACACAGATGTCCAGGAGTTCTTCACCGCCCGGGCGGCCGGCTGGGACAGCAGGTTCCCCGACGACGGGCCCGCCTACGCCGCCGCGGTGACCGGCCTCGGGCTACGGGCCGGCGACCGCGTGCTCGACGCCGGCTGCGGTACCGGCCGGGCGCTGCCACCTCTGCGCTCTGCCGTGGGCCCCTCCGGTGTGGTACTGGGTGCAGATCTGACCCCGGCGATGCTGGCGGCCGCCACGCGGGCGGGCCGGGACCGGCACGGGCGGCTGCTGCTCGCCGACGTGGCCGCGCTGCCGCTGCGGGCGGGCGGACTGGACGCCGTCTTCGCGGCCGGCCTGATCGCACATCTTCCGCGCCCCGCGGACAACCTGCGGGAACTGGCCCGTGTGGTACGGCCGCGCGGCACGCTCGCGCTGTTCCACCCCATCGGCCGGGCCGCCCTGGCGGCCCGTCAGGGCCGGCGGATCACGCCCGACGACCTGCGGGACGAGGCGAACCTCGCTCCGCTCCTGTCCCGTTCGGGGTGGCGCATGACGTCGTACGTCGACGAAGACGCCCGTTTCCTCGCGCTCGCGGTACGCGAGGACTGA
- a CDS encoding SWF or SNF family helicase, whose product MSRYDDEHDDDLVRTFAAAPPARGQAFTRTWWGQAWLRALEDAAMDRAAVKAGRRLARAGGVGAVTVRPGRVTAVVHAPGGATHRADVLVPELSAEEWGRFLDLAVEQAGHMAALLDRELPPHLIEDAAAHGIDLLPGLGELDPECECGTWDHCGHTAALCHQVARLLDEDPFLLLLLRGRAKDTFLAELHVRGTASRAVPHEPGAEGVDAAEAWAAADILPRLPELPALPPAPGTPPALDAAPEPVPGIESAALEHLAGRTAVEAFRLLARDLSAGPGSGAGTTAARDAVQLRLTAAQDAVRLACGTPPEAVAERLSTESGRGRRGLADAVRAWQAGGAPCLAVLDEEWAVDGVALARACAGLEAAWEQDERPPLHRSGNRWTLPEEGVQLRLGRDGRWWPYRDEDGRWVPAGGADRDPATALASARPGGPDGS is encoded by the coding sequence ATGAGCCGTTACGACGACGAACACGACGACGACCTGGTGCGCACGTTCGCCGCGGCGCCACCCGCACGCGGACAGGCTTTCACGCGGACGTGGTGGGGGCAGGCCTGGCTGCGGGCGCTGGAGGACGCGGCCATGGACCGGGCGGCCGTCAAGGCGGGGCGCCGGCTCGCGCGCGCGGGCGGGGTGGGCGCGGTGACCGTGCGGCCCGGCCGGGTGACCGCCGTCGTCCATGCCCCGGGAGGTGCGACACACCGGGCCGACGTGCTGGTGCCGGAGTTGTCCGCCGAGGAGTGGGGACGGTTTCTGGACCTGGCGGTGGAGCAGGCCGGGCACATGGCCGCGCTCCTCGACCGGGAGCTGCCGCCGCATTTGATCGAGGACGCGGCCGCGCACGGGATCGATCTCCTGCCGGGCCTCGGTGAGCTGGATCCGGAGTGCGAGTGCGGCACCTGGGACCACTGCGGGCACACGGCCGCGCTCTGCCACCAGGTGGCGCGGCTGCTGGACGAGGATCCGTTTCTGCTGCTGTTGCTGCGCGGGCGCGCGAAGGACACCTTCCTCGCGGAACTGCACGTGCGCGGCACGGCATCCCGGGCGGTGCCGCACGAGCCGGGCGCCGAGGGCGTCGACGCCGCGGAGGCGTGGGCGGCCGCGGACATCCTGCCCCGGCTCCCCGAACTGCCCGCACTGCCACCGGCACCGGGGACGCCACCAGCCTTGGACGCTGCACCGGAACCGGTCCCCGGTATCGAGTCGGCCGCGCTGGAACACCTGGCGGGCCGCACCGCCGTCGAGGCCTTCCGGCTGCTCGCGCGGGACCTGTCGGCCGGCCCGGGGTCGGGCGCCGGGACGACTGCCGCTCGGGACGCCGTACAGCTACGCCTGACGGCCGCTCAGGACGCCGTACGGCTGGCCTGCGGCACGCCGCCCGAGGCCGTGGCCGAGCGGCTCTCCACGGAGTCGGGGCGGGGCCGCCGGGGCCTCGCGGACGCTGTCCGTGCCTGGCAGGCCGGAGGCGCGCCCTGCCTGGCCGTACTCGACGAGGAATGGGCGGTGGACGGCGTGGCGCTGGCACGCGCGTGTGCCGGCCTGGAAGCGGCCTGGGAGCAGGACGAACGGCCACCACTGCACAGGAGCGGCAACCGGTGGACCCTGCCCGAGGAAGGAGTTCAGCTACGGCTCGGCAGGGACGGACGCTGGTGGCCGTACCGCGACGAGGACGGCCGCTGGGTCCCGGCGGGCGGAGCGGACCGTGATCCCGCGACGGCCCTGGCATCGGCTCGGCCGGGCGGTCCGGACGGCTCCTGA